A single genomic interval of Noviherbaspirillum cavernae harbors:
- the flgG gene encoding flagellar basal-body rod protein FlgG, giving the protein MIRSLWISKTGLDAQQTQMDVISNNLANVSTTGFKRSRAVFEDLLYQTLRQPGAQSSQQTQLPSGLQVGTGVRPVATERIFTQGNLQQTGNAKDVAINGQGFFQVLLPDGNTAYTRDGSFQVDSQGQLVTSSGFVVQPAITIPANAQSLTVARDGVVSITQAGVAAPVQIGSLQLVTFINPAGLESKGENLYVETGASGTPNVNTPGTNGAGLLMQNYVETSNVNVVEEMVNMIQTQRAYEINSKAITTSDQMLQKLSQL; this is encoded by the coding sequence ATGATTCGTTCCCTGTGGATTTCCAAAACCGGTCTGGATGCGCAACAAACGCAGATGGACGTCATTTCCAACAACCTGGCCAACGTCAGCACCACCGGATTCAAGCGTTCCCGTGCGGTGTTCGAGGACCTGCTGTACCAGACGCTGCGTCAGCCGGGGGCGCAATCTTCCCAGCAAACCCAGCTGCCTTCCGGCCTGCAGGTCGGCACCGGCGTGCGTCCGGTTGCGACCGAACGGATTTTCACGCAGGGCAACCTGCAGCAGACCGGCAACGCCAAGGATGTCGCCATCAACGGGCAGGGCTTCTTCCAGGTGCTTCTGCCGGATGGCAATACCGCCTACACCCGCGATGGTTCCTTCCAGGTCGATAGCCAGGGACAGCTGGTCACATCGAGTGGATTCGTGGTGCAGCCCGCCATCACCATTCCGGCCAATGCGCAGAGCCTCACGGTCGCGCGCGATGGTGTGGTATCGATCACGCAGGCAGGCGTGGCTGCGCCGGTCCAGATTGGTTCGCTTCAGCTCGTGACCTTCATCAATCCGGCCGGACTGGAAAGCAAGGGCGAAAACCTGTATGTGGAAACCGGCGCATCCGGTACGCCCAACGTCAACACGCCGGGCACCAATGGGGCCGGCCTGCTGATGCAGAACTACGTGGAAACCTCCAACGTCAACGTGGTCGAGGAAATGGTCAACATGATCCAGACCCAGCGCGCCTACGAAATCAACAGCAAGGCGATCACGACTTCGGACCAGATGCTGCAGAAGCTGTCGCAGTTGTAA
- the flgF gene encoding flagellar basal-body rod protein FlgF, with protein MDRLIYTAMTGAKHIVEQQATVSNNLANATTTGFRAQLDTFRAVPVLGQGLPTRTFVVDSTVGTDFRAGAIQQTGRDLDVAIQGEGWLAVERADGTEGYTRHGSLKLNENGVLQTHSGLNVMGDGGPISIPPDVVVTIAKDGTISTVSTGTVPGATTVLGRIKLVNPPQDTLVRGDDGLFNVKNGDVAEADAGVSLLGGALEGSNVNVVDSMVNMINLARQFEMHMNLLKNAENNAAKADQFLALS; from the coding sequence ATGGACCGTCTGATTTACACCGCCATGACTGGCGCCAAGCACATCGTGGAGCAGCAGGCCACGGTGTCGAACAATCTGGCCAACGCGACGACCACCGGTTTTCGCGCCCAGCTCGATACCTTCCGCGCAGTGCCTGTGCTCGGCCAAGGCTTGCCGACGCGTACCTTCGTGGTCGATTCCACGGTCGGTACCGACTTCCGAGCGGGAGCGATCCAGCAGACCGGACGCGATCTCGACGTCGCGATCCAGGGGGAAGGCTGGCTTGCGGTGGAACGAGCTGACGGCACCGAGGGCTACACCCGCCACGGCAGCCTGAAGCTGAACGAAAATGGCGTGCTGCAAACCCACAGCGGCTTGAACGTGATGGGCGACGGCGGTCCGATCAGCATTCCGCCGGATGTCGTCGTCACGATCGCCAAGGATGGCACGATTTCCACGGTGTCCACCGGCACGGTGCCGGGGGCGACCACGGTTCTTGGCCGCATCAAGCTGGTCAATCCGCCGCAGGACACACTGGTGCGCGGCGACGACGGACTGTTCAACGTGAAGAATGGCGACGTGGCCGAAGCGGATGCCGGTGTCTCGCTGCTCGGCGGCGCGCTGGAGGGCAGCAACGTCAATGTCGTCGATTCGATGGTCAACATGATCAACCTCGCGCGGCAATTCGAGATGCACATGAATTTGTTGAAGAACGCCGAGAACAATGCCGCCAAGGCGGACCAGTTCCTCGCTTTGAGCTGA
- a CDS encoding flagellar basal body L-ring protein FlgH, whose translation MNRFSALIVFAALAAGLAGCASVPDTIIQQPLTARPQAAPVPAPANGTIFQTSSYRPVFEDRRARLVGDTMVITIVERTSAGKSAGNSASKSGSVDYSAGALLGLPASTLAKVRAQAEGANTFDEKGASSSSNTFSGTIAVTVVDVLPNGNLLVSGEKQVAFDKGVEFVRFSGVVNPATVAAGNVVPSTQVADARIEYRTNSRLDKTEMMSQLTRFFFSLLPI comes from the coding sequence ATGAACAGATTTTCCGCGCTCATCGTCTTCGCCGCACTGGCGGCGGGCCTTGCCGGTTGCGCGAGCGTGCCGGACACGATCATCCAGCAGCCGCTTACGGCCAGGCCACAGGCGGCTCCGGTGCCTGCGCCGGCCAACGGCACCATCTTCCAGACTTCGTCCTACCGGCCGGTGTTCGAGGATCGGCGTGCACGCCTCGTCGGCGACACGATGGTAATCACCATCGTCGAGAGGACGAGCGCAGGCAAGTCGGCCGGAAATTCCGCCAGCAAGAGCGGTTCGGTGGATTACTCGGCAGGTGCCTTGCTTGGCCTGCCGGCCTCGACGCTGGCGAAGGTTAGGGCCCAGGCGGAAGGGGCAAACACGTTTGACGAGAAGGGCGCTTCCAGCTCCAGCAATACGTTTTCCGGCACGATCGCGGTCACCGTGGTCGACGTGCTGCCGAACGGCAATCTGCTGGTGAGCGGTGAAAAGCAAGTCGCATTCGACAAGGGCGTGGAGTTCGTTCGCTTTTCCGGCGTGGTGAATCCGGCGACGGTCGCTGCGGGTAACGTGGTGCCATCAACCCAGGTCGCCGATGCGCGGATCGAATACCGCACCAACAGCCGCCTCGACAAGACGGAAATGATGTCGCAGCTCACGCGCTTCTTCTTCAGCCTGTTGCCGATCTGA
- the flgE gene encoding flagellar hook protein FlgE — MAFQQGLSGLNAASKSLEVIGNNVSNAGTVGFKQAQAQFADVYANSLAGGGGSQVGIGTKLVRVAQQFTQGNISGTNNPLDIAINGKGFFRMNNAGDITYSRNGQFILNKDGFIENASGALLTGYPVGPNGVVSAGAPIPLEINAADLSPTPTGTYDLVLNLDSRVTAIPVATAFDPNNPGTYHKSVPVPVYDSLGNSHLLQTYYVNRGPVPGPGNSWDVYGQVTLSDGTTQMLGGAAVPPYATIGTLAFSNAGVMTPAAPLVVNFTPPGAAAMAINVSHASTTQFGSAMSVNSQAQNGYTSGSLTGFSVAADGKFIGRYSNGKANVLGQLALVNFANPNGLQAMGDNAFTETSLSGVPLIGTPGSSGMGAVQSSAVEESNVDLTEELVNMITAQRIYQANAQTIKTEDQIMQTLVNLR, encoded by the coding sequence ATGGCTTTTCAACAAGGTCTTAGCGGCTTGAACGCAGCGAGCAAGAGTCTGGAAGTAATCGGCAACAACGTTTCCAATGCCGGTACCGTCGGCTTCAAGCAGGCACAGGCGCAGTTCGCCGACGTGTATGCGAATTCGCTGGCTGGCGGCGGCGGATCCCAGGTCGGTATCGGTACCAAGCTGGTTCGCGTCGCACAGCAATTCACCCAGGGCAATATCAGCGGCACCAACAATCCGCTGGATATCGCGATCAACGGCAAGGGTTTCTTCCGCATGAATAATGCCGGGGACATTACCTACAGCCGCAACGGTCAATTCATCCTCAACAAGGACGGCTTCATCGAAAATGCCAGCGGCGCGCTGCTGACCGGCTATCCGGTCGGGCCAAACGGCGTGGTTTCGGCCGGTGCGCCGATTCCGCTGGAGATCAATGCCGCCGACCTGTCTCCGACGCCGACCGGCACATACGATCTGGTGCTCAATCTGGACTCGCGCGTGACGGCAATTCCCGTCGCCACCGCCTTTGATCCGAACAATCCTGGCACCTACCATAAATCGGTCCCGGTGCCGGTCTATGACAGTCTGGGCAATTCGCATCTTCTGCAAACCTATTACGTGAATCGGGGCCCGGTACCGGGACCGGGCAATTCGTGGGATGTCTACGGACAAGTCACGCTGTCGGACGGAACAACGCAGATGCTCGGCGGTGCGGCCGTCCCCCCGTATGCCACGATCGGCACGCTCGCCTTCAGCAACGCCGGCGTGATGACCCCGGCGGCACCGCTGGTGGTGAACTTCACACCGCCTGGCGCAGCGGCGATGGCGATCAATGTCAGCCATGCCAGCACGACGCAGTTCGGCTCGGCGATGAGCGTCAACAGCCAGGCGCAGAACGGCTACACCTCGGGCAGCCTGACCGGCTTCAGCGTCGCCGCCGACGGCAAGTTCATCGGCCGCTACAGCAACGGCAAGGCCAACGTGCTGGGCCAACTGGCGTTGGTGAACTTCGCCAACCCGAACGGATTGCAGGCCATGGGCGACAACGCCTTTACCGAGACTTCGCTGTCCGGCGTGCCGCTGATCGGCACCCCCGGCAGCAGCGGCATGGGTGCGGTGCAGTCGTCCGCAGTCGAGGAGTCGAACGTCGATCTGACCGAAGAGTTGGTCAACATGATCACGGCCCAACGTATCTATCAGGCCAATGCGCAGACCATCAAGACCGAAGACCAGATCATGCAGACGCTGGTCAACCTGAGGTGA
- the flgK gene encoding flagellar hook-associated protein FlgK — MANILSTAQSGLLAAQAGLATTGHNIANQKTPGYSRQLVIQSAISGQYEFGGFIGKGTSVVAVRRQYSDYLGAQLQNINTAKGQIDSHFTEISRINNLLADQSSGLAPVLQDFFKSVQALSGGSSEVPSRGGMLAAAESLAGRFQSLNGQMQEMREQVNTQISTVVGTINSYAQQIAALNDAISKAQTGADNQAPNDLLDQRDYLVGELSKETQVSVIKEGLNYTVFIGNGQPMVIGSTASKLAVVPSPTDPRQLQVGYVAGSGTTVPLAENGLPGGKLGGLFEFRSKTLDSAQNALGRIALGLAATFNAQHKLGQDQNGAMGGNFFSEAIPVVHSNSFNKGVPAGTPAVLDASIADVGKLTGSDYTFARDGVGNYVITRVADNVQVYSNAAPPAAPIDGVNFTISSGTMASGDNYLVRPTINGAASFNVLVKDQALIAAAVPIVTAYDTTNAGTGAISEGTIDGNFLPAMAATPISLAFDAATGEFNDAATGPGTGFAFPVKVTVNGTSTIYAAGTPVPYSAGATITFGASLPGPPPDVGGMSIKITGVPKDGDKFTVSANPKSDSDNRNMLLLGALQTANTLVNGTTTYQGAFGQLVSQIGNKTHELEVTQSAEEKLLEQVTQSQQAVSGVNLDEEATNLIRYQQAYQASAKVMQAVQEMFDILASLGR, encoded by the coding sequence ATGGCCAATATCCTAAGCACCGCTCAAAGCGGTCTGCTCGCCGCGCAGGCCGGACTTGCCACGACCGGACACAACATCGCCAACCAGAAAACGCCGGGCTACAGCCGGCAACTGGTGATTCAGTCGGCGATCAGTGGCCAGTACGAATTCGGCGGCTTCATCGGCAAGGGCACATCGGTCGTGGCGGTAAGACGCCAGTACAGCGACTATCTCGGCGCGCAGCTGCAGAACATCAATACGGCCAAGGGGCAGATCGATTCCCACTTTACGGAAATCAGCCGCATCAACAATCTGCTGGCCGATCAATCGTCGGGTCTCGCGCCGGTGCTCCAGGACTTCTTCAAAAGCGTGCAGGCATTGAGCGGTGGCTCCAGCGAGGTGCCATCGCGCGGCGGCATGCTGGCGGCGGCAGAGAGTCTGGCAGGGCGCTTTCAAAGCCTGAACGGCCAGATGCAGGAGATGCGCGAGCAGGTCAACACCCAGATTTCGACCGTCGTCGGCACGATCAACTCGTACGCGCAACAGATCGCGGCGCTGAACGACGCGATCAGCAAGGCGCAGACTGGCGCCGACAACCAGGCACCGAACGATCTGCTCGACCAGCGCGATTATCTGGTGGGAGAACTGAGCAAGGAAACCCAGGTATCGGTCATCAAGGAAGGCCTTAACTACACGGTCTTTATCGGCAACGGCCAGCCGATGGTGATCGGCTCGACGGCATCGAAGCTGGCGGTGGTGCCATCGCCGACCGATCCGCGTCAGCTGCAGGTCGGCTATGTCGCGGGTAGCGGCACCACAGTCCCGCTCGCTGAAAACGGCCTGCCCGGCGGCAAGCTGGGCGGCTTGTTCGAATTCCGCTCCAAGACGCTGGATTCGGCACAGAATGCCTTGGGCCGGATCGCACTGGGATTGGCCGCAACGTTCAATGCGCAGCACAAGCTCGGGCAGGACCAGAACGGCGCGATGGGCGGAAACTTTTTCTCGGAAGCGATTCCCGTAGTCCACTCGAACAGTTTCAACAAGGGCGTCCCGGCAGGCACGCCTGCCGTGCTCGATGCCAGCATCGCCGATGTCGGCAAGCTCACCGGCAGCGACTACACGTTCGCCCGCGATGGCGTCGGCAACTATGTCATCACGCGCGTGGCAGACAATGTGCAGGTGTATTCGAATGCGGCACCGCCTGCGGCACCGATCGACGGCGTCAATTTCACCATCAGCTCCGGCACGATGGCCAGCGGCGACAACTATCTGGTGAGACCGACGATCAATGGCGCAGCATCGTTCAATGTGCTGGTCAAGGATCAGGCTCTGATCGCGGCGGCGGTTCCGATTGTCACTGCATACGACACCACCAACGCCGGCACCGGCGCGATCAGCGAAGGCACGATCGACGGCAATTTCCTGCCGGCGATGGCGGCCACGCCGATTTCGCTGGCGTTCGATGCGGCAACGGGCGAGTTCAACGATGCCGCAACGGGACCGGGCACCGGCTTCGCGTTTCCGGTCAAGGTGACCGTGAACGGCACTTCGACCATCTATGCGGCGGGCACCCCTGTGCCCTATTCGGCGGGCGCGACCATCACATTCGGCGCGTCATTGCCCGGACCGCCGCCCGATGTCGGCGGCATGAGCATCAAGATTACCGGCGTGCCCAAGGACGGCGACAAGTTCACGGTCAGCGCAAATCCCAAGTCGGACAGCGACAACCGCAACATGCTGCTGCTGGGGGCCTTGCAGACCGCGAACACGCTGGTCAACGGCACCACCACGTATCAAGGCGCTTTCGGGCAGCTGGTCAGCCAGATCGGCAACAAGACGCACGAACTGGAAGTGACCCAGAGCGCGGAGGAGAAGCTGCTTGAACAGGTGACCCAGTCCCAGCAGGCGGTATCCGGCGTCAACCTCGACGAAGAGGCGACCAACCTGATCCGCTACCAGCAGGCATACCAGGCTTCCGCGAAGGTGATGCAGGCAGTACAGGAAATGTTCGATATCCTTGCCTCGCTGGGACGCTGA
- the flgB gene encoding flagellar basal body rod protein FlgB, with product MIGKLDEAFRFHETALSLRAQRQQLLASNIANADTPHYKARDVDFGKALQNAMSGSSANPAPVAVVKTAASHLSPQGAPTIGGLEPQYRSTIQGSVDGNTVDMDMERNQFTDNALRYEAGITLMSGEIKKMLTAIQGQ from the coding sequence ATGATCGGAAAACTTGACGAAGCCTTTCGCTTCCATGAAACGGCGCTGAGTTTGCGGGCGCAGCGCCAGCAATTGCTGGCATCGAACATAGCGAATGCGGACACGCCGCATTACAAGGCGCGGGACGTGGATTTCGGCAAGGCGCTGCAAAACGCGATGTCCGGTTCAAGCGCCAACCCGGCACCGGTGGCGGTTGTCAAGACAGCGGCAAGCCATCTGTCGCCGCAAGGCGCGCCCACGATCGGCGGGCTCGAACCGCAATACCGCTCGACCATCCAGGGCAGCGTTGACGGCAATACCGTTGACATGGACATGGAGCGCAATCAGTTCACCGACAATGCGCTGCGCTACGAGGCGGGGATCACGCTGATGTCGGGCGAGATCAAGAAAATGCTGACAGCCATACAGGGACAATAA
- the flgL gene encoding flagellar hook-associated protein FlgL gives MRISTNMIFDLGANRLSQLQAGLVKTQQQLSTQRRVLTPADDPVAAASALGISQSLSINEQFASNRNTAKSALGEMESILQSVTSLYQDVKTLIVNAGNGSIEDEQRQYLSAELKGRFEELLGLANSRDGIGRYMFGGFKTSSQPFFQTATGAQYAGDQGKQLLQVDTSRNIALNDTGNTIFEANRTGNGIFLTSAAAGNTGSGIIGTGAVVNAGVMTGHDYSIDFTVVPGPLPTVPGTTTFTVRDNVTGNYMDPATGVFNLAAPPAVGTTYAAGEAISVDGMQFEIQGNPANGDQFDIEPSRNQSIFTTLTNLLTTLNTTGAGAAGQANLTNGLNAANNNIDHALDTLLNVRASVGTRLKEIETLDSSGSDLNIQYTETLHRLQDINLAETISSFTQQQIALQAAQQSFTKITGLSLFNFI, from the coding sequence ATGCGCATCAGCACGAATATGATATTCGACCTGGGGGCAAACAGACTCAGCCAGCTGCAGGCAGGGCTCGTCAAAACCCAGCAGCAGCTGTCCACGCAGCGTCGTGTGCTGACCCCTGCCGATGACCCGGTCGCAGCCGCCTCCGCCCTTGGCATATCGCAATCCCTGTCGATCAACGAGCAGTTTGCCTCCAACCGGAATACCGCCAAAAGTGCGCTGGGTGAAATGGAAAGCATCCTGCAAAGCGTCACCAGCCTGTATCAGGATGTGAAGACGCTGATCGTCAATGCCGGTAACGGCTCGATAGAAGATGAGCAACGCCAGTATCTGTCTGCAGAACTGAAGGGACGCTTCGAAGAGCTGCTGGGTCTGGCGAACAGCCGCGACGGCATTGGACGATACATGTTCGGCGGCTTCAAGACCTCGTCGCAGCCGTTTTTCCAGACGGCGACCGGCGCGCAATATGCCGGCGACCAGGGCAAGCAGCTGCTGCAAGTCGATACCTCGCGCAACATTGCACTGAACGACACCGGCAATACGATCTTCGAGGCCAACAGGACTGGCAACGGTATTTTCCTTACTTCTGCGGCCGCCGGTAATACCGGTTCCGGCATCATCGGCACCGGCGCCGTCGTCAATGCCGGAGTAATGACCGGTCATGACTACAGCATCGACTTTACGGTGGTGCCGGGCCCGCTGCCCACTGTTCCCGGCACGACGACATTCACGGTCAGGGACAACGTCACCGGCAACTATATGGATCCCGCCACCGGCGTGTTCAACCTCGCGGCTCCGCCGGCGGTCGGCACAACCTATGCAGCGGGAGAGGCCATCTCCGTCGACGGCATGCAGTTTGAGATCCAGGGCAATCCTGCCAATGGCGACCAGTTCGACATCGAGCCGAGCCGCAATCAAAGCATTTTCACGACCCTGACCAATCTGCTGACGACGTTGAATACCACCGGCGCAGGTGCGGCCGGTCAGGCAAATCTGACCAATGGCCTCAACGCTGCCAACAACAACATCGATCATGCACTGGACACTCTGCTGAACGTGCGCGCAAGCGTCGGTACACGTCTGAAGGAGATCGAGACACTCGACAGCAGCGGCTCGGACCTCAACATCCAGTACACGGAAACCTTGCACAGATTGCAGGACATCAATCTTGCCGAGACGATTTCCAGCTTCACGCAGCAGCAGATCGCACTTCAGGCCGCACAGCAGTCATTCACCAAGATCACCGGACTGTCGCTGTTCAATTTCATTTGA
- the flgJ gene encoding flagellar assembly peptidoglycan hydrolase FlgJ: MINLPNSSNSLAIDTKSVESLRQSAKQNSPEALKEASKQFESLFLNMVMKSMREASPKEGLFDNEQSRMYTSMLDQQLSQTMANRGVGLADMLVRQLSSTMSKQGLPADGGQDVLNSMIDGQARKYNPWQPSAAPSAAATESAKGSSRQPAHVQAFQERLASHAQEASSTTGIPAKFMLAQAALESGWGKREIRAADGSASHNLFGIKAGKGWKGKVVEAVTTEYVNGVPEKRVEKFRAYDSYADAFRDYAKLLRNNPRYENVLANATDATSFAQGLQRAGYATDPNYANKLAKIITKNLSA; encoded by the coding sequence ATGATCAATCTGCCCAATTCCAGCAACAGCCTTGCAATCGACACCAAGAGTGTCGAATCCCTGCGCCAATCCGCCAAGCAGAATTCGCCCGAGGCGCTGAAGGAAGCCAGCAAGCAGTTCGAATCGCTGTTCCTGAACATGGTGATGAAAAGCATGCGCGAAGCATCACCAAAGGAAGGTCTCTTCGACAACGAGCAAAGCCGCATGTACACCTCCATGCTGGACCAGCAACTCAGTCAGACCATGGCAAATCGTGGCGTGGGCCTGGCTGACATGCTGGTGCGGCAGCTGTCTTCGACGATGAGCAAGCAGGGGCTGCCGGCGGATGGCGGGCAGGACGTGCTCAACAGCATGATCGACGGCCAGGCCCGCAAATACAATCCGTGGCAGCCGTCTGCGGCACCATCCGCCGCCGCGACGGAGAGTGCGAAGGGAAGCAGCAGGCAGCCGGCCCACGTGCAGGCATTCCAGGAGCGTCTGGCGTCGCATGCGCAAGAGGCGAGCAGCACGACGGGCATTCCTGCCAAATTCATGCTCGCTCAGGCGGCGCTCGAAAGCGGCTGGGGCAAGCGGGAAATCCGCGCCGCCGACGGCAGCGCGAGCCATAACCTGTTCGGCATCAAGGCCGGCAAGGGATGGAAGGGCAAGGTAGTGGAGGCGGTGACGACCGAATATGTGAACGGCGTGCCGGAGAAACGCGTCGAGAAGTTCCGCGCATATGACTCGTATGCGGATGCGTTCCGCGACTATGCCAAGCTGCTGCGCAACAATCCGCGCTACGAAAATGTGCTGGCCAACGCCACGGACGCAACCAGCTTTGCGCAGGGGCTGCAGCGCGCCGGTTATGCAACCGATCCGAATTACGCAAACAAGCTGGCGAAGATCATCACGAAAAACTTGTCTGCCTGA
- a CDS encoding flagellar basal body P-ring protein FlgI: MPSVKRFLPILLGALCIAAAGSSHAERLKDLASIQGVRQNQLMGYGLVVGLDGSGDQTTQTPFTVQSVVSMLQNMGVNLPPGASLQLKNVAAVVVTSSLPAFAQPGQTLDVTVSSMGNAKSLRGGTLVMTPLKGADGQIYAMAQGNVVVGGVGASSAGSRTTINHLSVGRISAGATVERAVPTALGQDNMVQLELNDSDFSTASRVVDAINRRFGPDTASAQDGRVIRVRTPGSSDARVSFLGALESLPVTPAQTAAKVILNARTGSVVMNQAVTLDSCAVSHGNLSVIINTENTPSQPAPFSQGQTVVTQNSQIEIKKEPGQVMLLKAGTSLAEVVKALNAIGATPQDLLAILQAMKAAGSLRAELEVI; this comes from the coding sequence ATGCCATCAGTGAAAAGATTTCTTCCAATCCTGCTCGGAGCACTGTGCATTGCCGCTGCGGGCAGCAGCCACGCGGAACGGCTCAAGGATCTCGCCAGCATCCAGGGCGTGCGGCAGAATCAGTTGATGGGCTATGGCCTTGTCGTCGGTCTCGACGGCAGCGGCGACCAGACGACGCAGACACCGTTCACCGTGCAAAGCGTGGTGAGCATGTTGCAGAACATGGGTGTCAACCTGCCGCCGGGAGCAAGCCTCCAGCTCAAGAATGTCGCGGCGGTGGTGGTGACAAGCTCGCTGCCGGCATTCGCGCAGCCGGGCCAGACACTGGACGTGACCGTTTCCTCCATGGGGAATGCCAAGAGCCTGCGCGGCGGCACGCTGGTGATGACGCCGTTGAAGGGTGCCGATGGCCAGATTTACGCCATGGCGCAGGGCAACGTGGTGGTGGGCGGCGTCGGTGCATCGTCCGCCGGCAGCCGGACCACGATCAACCACTTGAGCGTCGGCCGCATTTCCGCAGGCGCGACGGTCGAACGCGCAGTGCCGACCGCACTCGGCCAGGACAACATGGTGCAGCTGGAGTTGAACGACAGCGACTTTTCCACTGCCAGCCGCGTGGTCGATGCCATCAACCGGCGCTTCGGACCGGACACGGCATCTGCGCAGGATGGCCGGGTGATTCGCGTGCGCACGCCGGGCAGCAGCGATGCGCGGGTGTCCTTCCTCGGCGCGCTGGAAAGCCTTCCAGTCACGCCGGCGCAGACCGCCGCCAAGGTCATTCTCAACGCACGCACCGGCTCGGTCGTGATGAATCAGGCAGTCACGCTCGACAGCTGCGCGGTATCGCACGGCAACCTGTCGGTCATCATCAATACCGAAAACACACCCAGCCAGCCAGCCCCGTTTTCGCAAGGTCAAACGGTGGTTACGCAGAATTCGCAAATCGAGATCAAGAAGGAACCGGGACAGGTCATGCTGCTGAAAGCGGGGACGTCGCTGGCCGAGGTGGTCAAGGCGCTCAACGCCATCGGCGCGACACCGCAGGACCTGCTGGCGATCCTGCAGGCGATGAAGGCGGCCGGTTCCTTGCGGGCCGAACTGGAAGTGATCTGA
- a CDS encoding flagellar hook assembly protein FlgD codes for MATTIDNGVSQSLLDSMNPNKATSKTTAEEAQDRFMTLLITQMKNQDPLNPLDNAQVTSQLAQLSTVTGIDKLNTTLETLKGSYQASQTLQAASMIGHGVLTPGSGTDLAEGMALMGVELTQPVDKLVVTILDSNGKEVRTLDMGSQDPGTVAVPWDGKTNDGADAEAGHYTFKITATLGSETMPATALQFGMVTSVSTNAQGVKLNVPGQGEVDFADVRQIL; via the coding sequence ATGGCGACCACTATCGACAACGGCGTGTCTCAAAGCCTGCTCGATTCGATGAATCCGAACAAGGCCACCTCCAAGACGACGGCGGAGGAGGCGCAGGACCGCTTCATGACGCTGCTGATCACGCAGATGAAGAACCAGGACCCGCTGAACCCGCTCGACAATGCGCAGGTCACCAGCCAGCTCGCGCAGCTGTCGACCGTGACCGGCATCGACAAGCTCAATACGACACTGGAAACCCTGAAGGGAAGTTACCAGGCCAGCCAGACCTTGCAGGCCGCCAGCATGATCGGACACGGTGTGTTGACGCCGGGTTCCGGAACCGATCTGGCCGAGGGCATGGCGCTGATGGGGGTGGAGTTGACCCAGCCGGTCGACAAGCTGGTCGTGACCATTCTGGACTCCAACGGCAAGGAAGTGCGCACGCTCGACATGGGCTCGCAGGATCCTGGCACGGTGGCCGTGCCGTGGGATGGCAAGACCAATGACGGCGCTGATGCGGAAGCCGGCCACTATACGTTCAAGATTACCGCCACGCTTGGCAGCGAAACAATGCCGGCGACCGCGCTGCAGTTTGGCATGGTTACCAGCGTCTCGACCAACGCGCAGGGCGTCAAGCTCAATGTGCCCGGTCAGGGCGAAGTCGACTTCGCCGATGTCCGGCAAATTCTTTGA
- the flgC gene encoding flagellar basal body rod protein FlgC: protein MSLFNIFNVAGSAMSAQGQRLNVVSSNIANADSTTSADGKTYRAKQVVFSVVPMANPAASGVKVQQVVEDQSPLKMVHDPKHPQADENGYVAMPNVNVVEEMVNMISASRSYQTNVETMNAAKTMLLKTLTLGQ, encoded by the coding sequence ATGTCGCTATTCAACATCTTCAACGTCGCCGGTTCGGCCATGAGCGCGCAGGGACAGCGACTCAACGTAGTGTCCAGCAATATCGCCAACGCCGACAGTACGACCAGCGCCGACGGCAAGACCTACCGCGCCAAGCAGGTGGTGTTTTCCGTCGTGCCGATGGCCAATCCTGCGGCTTCCGGCGTCAAGGTGCAGCAAGTCGTCGAGGATCAGTCGCCGCTGAAAATGGTGCACGATCCGAAGCATCCGCAAGCCGATGAAAATGGCTATGTCGCGATGCCTAATGTCAACGTGGTGGAGGAAATGGTCAACATGATCTCCGCGTCGCGTTCCTATCAGACCAACGTCGAGACGATGAACGCGGCCAAGACGATGCTGCTGAAAACCTTGACTCTCGGCCAGTAA